A region of Ficedula albicollis isolate OC2 chromosome 10, FicAlb1.5, whole genome shotgun sequence DNA encodes the following proteins:
- the LOC101805677 gene encoding dual oxidase 2, which yields MQSAAVMLSLVVVLLGAWTLGGAQESISWEVQRYDGWYNNLLHHSYGSVGSLLLLRVVIPVTHSLFHGVYQALQEPHVPNARQLSNAAARGPSGLPSRRNTTVLAVFFGFHVLLDILETEKPGCPAEFLNIRIPPGDPVFDPASTGDVVLPLQRLRWAPETGQSPNNPRQQTNGMTGWLDGSSIYGPSHSWSDALRSFLGGQLASGPGGGLPRQTDGRVPMWKALDPSTGQGGSQGIYDLGSAWGNENPFLQAESIAWFRYHNHLAKALAQKHPAWSDEDLFQHARKRVIATFQSIVLYEWLPTLLGTRVPEYQGYQQHLDPSLSPEFVVAAGQFLATMVPPGVYKRDTKCQFQDVSVSSGSFPAVRLCNSYWSRESPGLQEAEDVDKLLLGMSSQIAEREDNIVVEDLQDYWYGPIKYSRTDLVASWVQRGRDFGLPTYNQVRQRFGLEPLQNWSNLAPHLEPQVLQKVAALYANNVAGLELLPGGMLEADGSLFSTIILEQFVRLRDGDRFWFENTKNGLFTEEEIREIRNTTFHSILTSVTYAKPTDLQPHVFIWREGNPCPQPQQLTAQHLANCTPMMVLDYFAGSGAGFGIIIVVLCCLPLVTLFVAWVVAAFRKRDFKKLQRKQGTSVCRQMSGEAIRAVEWHGPKTDNSPVYIQLQAEKVLKVLDNRGSVLRSINLKTHQRVEVILSNNKGNKALLLKSPKEYDLVLLFNEEAERSIFVGKLGDYLKESGFDLHLSEMKEQSLMKQAVTQEQRKKILETFFRHLFAQVLEIDRSDAGELSFESSRKAKESLTCELSRAEFAEALGLKEHSMFVESMFSLADKDGNGYISFREFLDILVVFMKGSPEEKSKVMFRMYDVDENGFLSKDEFLRMLRSFIEISNNCLSREQAEQVTESMFQASGFQDRDELTWENFHYMLRDHDSELRLTQLCVKGVPEVFKQNPHNCVSFIKKKEPKGTISEEKKDPNLDTMSHFMEQKGQELRKRPGRKGNQYQLHLYTEAQRKKYEKNRVQQKIQEFKRFVENYRRHIVCVTLFSAITVGVFAERAYYYAFASPSTGIAQTTFVGIIISRGAAASISFMYSYILLTMCRNLITVLRETFLNHYIPFDAAVDFHRWIAMAALIFSVLHTAGHIVNVYIFSVTPLSVLSCLFSSVFTNDGSQLPEKYYWWFFQTIPGMTGVLLLMVLAVMYVFATHHFRRVSFQGFWITHHLYVLLYVLVIIHGSYALIQQPRFYIYFIIPALIYSADKLLSLSRKKVEISVVKAELLPSGVTHLQFQRPQDFDYKSGQWVRIACVALGTSEYHPFTLTSAPHDDSLSLHIRAVGPWTTRLRQLYSPQSLALLGTLPKLYLDGPFGEGHQEWNKFEVSVLVGGGIGVTPFASILKDLVFKSSINSKLVCKKIYFIWVTRTQRQFEWLTDIIREVEESDKNDLVSVHIYITQLAEKFDLRTTMLYICERHFQKVLNKSLFTGLRSITHFGRPPFVPFFNSLQEVHPEVQKIGVFSCGPPGMTKSVEHACRQMNKKDQTYFAHHYENF from the exons ATGCAATCTGCAGCAGTGATGCTGAGTTTGGTTGTGGTTCTTTTGGGAGCATGGACCTTGGGGG GAGCCCAGGAGAGCATCTCCTGGGAGGTCCAGCGCTATGATGGCTGGTACAACAACCTTCTGCATCACAGCTACGGCTCTGTGG GATCCCTCCTGCTTTTAAGAGTAGTGATCCCAGT AACCCACTCCCTGTTTCACGGGGTGTACCAGGCGCTGCAGGAGCCCCACGTGCCCAACGCTCGCCAGCTGAGCAACGCAGCAGCACGGGGCCCCTCGGGGCTGCCCTCCCGCAGGAACACCACCGTGCTGGCTGTCTTCTTCG GTTTCCACGTGCTTTTGGACATCCTGGAGACAGAGAAGCCCGGCTGCCCTGCCGAGTTCCTCAACATCCGCATCCCGCCTGGAGACCCGGTGTTCGACCCTGCCAGCACTGGAGATGTGGTCCTGCCCTTGCAGCGCCTCCGCTGGGCACCAGAGACGGGGCAGAGCCCCAACAACCCCCGGCAGCAG ACCAACGGGATGACAGGCTGGCTGGATGGCAGCTCCATCTACGGCCCCTCCCACTCCTGGAGCGATGCCCTGAGGAGCTTTTTGGGGGGACAGCTGGCATCAGGGCCCGGCGGGGGCCTCCCGCGGCAGACGGACGGCAGGGTTCCCATGTGGAAGGCGCTGGACCCATCCACAGGACAGGGTGGTTCCCAAGGGATATACG ACCTGGGGAGTGCCTGGGGGAATGAGAACCCCTTCCTGCAGGCCGAGAGCATCGCCTGGTTTCGGTACCACAACCACCTGGCCAAAGCGCTGGCCCAGAAGCATCCTGCCTGGTCTGATGAGGATCTCTTCCAGCACGCTCGCAAGAGGGTCATCGCCACTTTCCAG AGCATTGTTCTGTATGAGTGGCTGCCAACCCTGCTGGGCACGCGGGTCCCGGAGTACCAAG GTtaccagcagcacctggaccCCAGCCTCTCTCCGGAGTTCGTGGTCGCTGCAGGGCAATTCCTGGCCACCATGGTGCCTCCAGGTGTTTACAAGAG AGACACCAAGTGCCAGTTCCAGGATGTGTCTGTCTCCAGCGGCTCGTTCCCAGCAGTGCGGCTCTGCAACAGCTACTGGAGCAGAGAG agccctgggctgcaaGAGGCAGAAGATGTggacaagctgctgctggggatgagCTCACAGATAGCAGAGAGGGAGGACAACATTGTGGTGGAAGATCTCCAAG ATTACTGGTATGGGCCCATAAAGTACTCCCGCACCGACCTCGTGGCCAGCTGGGTTCAGCGTGGGCGAGACTTCGGCCTGCCAACCTACAACCAAGTCAGGCAGCGTTTTGGGTTGGAACCGCTCCAAAACTGGTCAAACCTTGCCCCACACCTGGAGCCACAG GTCCTGCAGAAGGTTGCTGCCCTGTATGCCAACAAcgtggctgggctggagctgctccctggaggCATGCTGGAAGCCGATGGCTCCCTCTTCTCTACCATCATCCTGGAACAATTTGTGCGCCTGCGTGACGGCGACAGGTTTTGGTTCGAAAACACCAAGAATGG GCTGTTCACAGAGGAGGAAATCAGGGAGATCCGTAACACCACCTTTCACAGCATCCTGACTTCTGTCACCTATGCCAAACCCACAGACCTCCAGCCCCACGTGTTCATTTGGAGAGAGG GGAACCCatgcccccagccccagcagctgacAGCTCAACACCTGGCCAACTGCACGCCCATGATGGTGCTGGACTACTTTGCAGGCAGTGGTGCAGGCTTCGGGATCATCATTGTTGTCCTCTGCTGTCTGCCCCTGG tgacTCTGTTTGTTGCCTGGGTTGTTGCTGCTTTCCGCAAGAGGGATTTCAAgaagctgcagaggaagcagggCACCAGCGTGTGCAGGCAGATGTCTGGCGAGGCCATACGTG CTGTAGAGTGGCATGGGCCCAAGACAGACAACTCTCCTGTCTACATTCAGCTCCAAGCTGAAAAAGTGCTCAAAGTGCTGGACAACAGAGGGTCTGTGCTCCGGAGCATCAACTTGAAAACCCACCAAAGAGTGGAGGTGATTCTCTCCAACAACAAAGGGAACAAAGCTCTGCTCCTGAAGAGCCCCAAGGAGTATGACCTG GTGCTGCTCTTCAATGAGGAGGCCGAGAGGAGCATCTTTGTTGGAAAGCTAGGAGACTACTTGAAGGAGAGCGGATTTGACCTGCATCTGTCTGAGATGAAGGAACAGAGCCTGATGAAACAGGCAGTcacccaggagcagaggaaaaaaattctggagaCTTTTTTCAGGCACCTGTTTGCTCAG gtgctggaaaTCGACAGATCCGATGCTGGAGAGCTCAGCTTTGAATCCTCACGGAAGGCAAAGGAATCTCTTACGtgtgagctgagcagggctgagttTGCTGAAGCCCTGGGGCTCAAAGAGCACTCCATGTTCGTGGAGTCCATGTTCTCCCTGGCTGACAAAGATGGCAATGGCTACATCTCCTTCCGGGAGTTCCTGGACATCTTGGTGGTCTTCATGAaag GGTCCCCAGAGGAGAAGTCCAAGGTGATGTTCAGGATGTATGACGTTGATGAGAATGGGTTCCTCTCCAAGGATGAGTTTCTGAGGATGCTCAG GTCCTTCATTGAGATCTCCAACAACTGCCTGTCaagagagcaggcagagcaggtgaCCGAGTCCATGTTCCAGGCCTCAGGGTTTCAGGACAGGGATGAGCTGACGTGGGAGAATTTCCATTACATGCTGCGGGACCACGACAGCGAGCTGCGCCTCACCCAGCTCTGCGTCAAAG GTGTCCCTGAGGTGTTCAAGCAAAATCCTCACAACTGTGTCTCCttcataaaaaagaaagagccaAAAGG AACCATctcagaggagaagaaagacCCAAATCTGGACACCATGAGCCACTTCATGGAGCAAAAAGGCCAAGAGCTGAGGAAGAGACCAGGAAGAAA GGGGAACCAGTACCAGCTGCACCTGTACACGGAAGCACAGCGGAAGAAGTATGAGAAGAACAGAGTCCAGCAGAAGATCCAGGAGTTCAAGCGCTTCGTTGAGAACTATCGGCGCCACATCGTCTGTGTCACCCTCTTCTCTGCCATCACCGTCGGTGTCTTTGCTGAGAGAGCCTACT acTATGCATTTGCATCCCCCAGCACCGGAATTGCACAGACCACCTTCGTGGGGATCATCATCTCCCggggagcagctgcctccaTCTCCTTCATGTACTCCTACATCCTGCTCACCATGTGCCGCAACCTCATCACCGTCCTGCGCGAGACCTTCCTCAATCACTACATCCCCTTCGACGCCGCCGTTGACTTCCACCGCTGGATTGCCATGGCAGCCCTGATTTTCTCAG TGCTCCACACTGCAGGTCACATAGTGAATGTCTACATCTTCTCAGTCACACCGCTCAGTGTGCTGTCCTGCCTCTTCTCCAGTGTCTTTACAAATGATGG GTCACAGCTGCCAGAGAAGTATTACTGGTGGTTCTTCCAGACTATTCCAG GCATGacaggagtgctgctgctcatggTCCTTGCTGTGATGTATGTGTTTGCCACCCACCACTTCCGGCGCGTCAGCTTCCAGGGCTTCTGGATCACTCACCACCTCTACGTGCTGCTCTACGTCCTG GTCATCATCCACGGCAGCTATGCACTGATCCAGCAGCCCCGTTTCTACATCTACTTCATCATCCCAGCTCTCATCTACAGTGCGGACAagctgctcagcctgagcaGGAAGAAGGTGGAGATCAGTGTGGTGaaagctgagctcctgccctCAG GTGTCACCCACCTGCAGTTCCAGCGGCCCCAGGACTTTGACTACAAGTCGGGGCAGTGGGTGCGCATCGCCTGCGTGGCGCTGGGCACCAGCGAGTACCACCCCTTCACGCTGACCTCGGCCCCGCACGACGACTCGCTGAGCCTGCACATCCGCGCCGTGGGGCCCTGGACCACCCGCCTGCGCCAGCTCTACTCCCCccagagcctggccctgctcgGCACGCTGCCCAAG CTCTACCTGGACGGACCCTTCGGGGAGGGCCACCAGGAGTGGAACAAGTTTGAGGTGTCGGTGTTGGTAGGAGGAGGCATCGGGGTGACACCCTTCGCATCCATTCTCAAGGACCTGGTCTTCAAGTCATCCATAAACTCCAAGCTGGTGTGTAAGAAG ATCTACTTCATCTGGGTGACACGCACGCAGCGGCAGTTTGAGTGGCTGACAGACATCATCCGGGAGGTGGAAGAATCAGACAAGAACGACTTGGTCTCTGTGCACATCTACATCACACAGCTGGCCGAGAAGTTCGACCTGCGCACCACCATGCTG TACATCTGTGAGCGGCACTTCCAGAAGGTGCTGAACAAGAGCCTGTTCACGGGGCTGCGCTCCATCACCCACTTTGGGCGCCCTCCCTTCGTACCCTTTTTCAACTCGCTGCAGGAGGTGCACCCTGAG gtgCAGAAGATCGGGGTCTTCAGCTGTGGCCCGCCTGGGATGACCAAGAGTGTGGAACACGCTTGCCGGCAGATGAACAAGAAGGACCAGACTTACTTTGCACATCATTATGAGAATTTCTGA
- the SORD gene encoding sorbitol dehydrogenase, with the protein MAAASLGCRSQENRPIPEPGPNEVLLRMHSVGICGSDVHYWQHGRIGDFVVKDPMVLGHEASGTVVKVGSGVTHLKPGDRVAIEPGVPREMDEFCKTGRYNLSPTIFFCATPPDDGNLCRYYKHHASYCYKLPDNVTFEEGALIEPLSVGIHACKRAGVTLGSKVFVSGSGPIGLVNVIIAKMMGAAAVVVSDLSASRLQKAKEVGADFTIQVKKETPQEVAAKVESVLGCMPEITVECTGVQACIQAGIYATRSGGTLVLVGLGPEMVTVPIVNAAVREVDVRGIFRYCNTWPVAISLLESKRINVKPLVTHRFPLEKALEAFETTKRGEGVKVMLKCDPTDQNP; encoded by the exons atggctgctgcttctctgggcTGCCGcagccag GAAAACCGTCCAATCCCAGAACCAGGTCCTAATG AGGTGCTCCTGCGCATGCATTCCGTCGGGATCTGTGGCTCTGACGTTCACTACTGGCAGCACGGTCGAATTGGGGATTTTGTTGTGAAGGATCCCATGGTGTTGGGACATGAAGCTTCCGGGACTGTCGTAAAAGTGGGCTCCGGGGTGACTCATCTGAAACCAG GTGACCGTGTGGCCATCGAGCCAGGTGTGCCAAGGGAAATGGATGAATTCTGCAAAACTGGGCGCTACAACCTGTCCCCAACCATCTTCTTCTGTGCAACACCCCCTGACGATGGCAACCTGTGCCGCTACTACAAGCACCACGCAAGCTACTGCTACAA GCTTCCAGATAATGTCACCTTTGAGGAAGGAGCCCTCATCGAGCCCCTCTCAGTGGGAATCCATGCCTGCAAAAGAGCAGGAGTCACTCTGGGAAGCAAAGTCTTCGTGTCTGGCTCTG GACCAATCGGCCTTGTTAATGTGATTATTGCTAAGATGATgggtgcagcagctgtggtAGTTTCAG ACTTATCTGCCTCTCGCCTGCAAAAAGCCAAGGAGGTGGGGGCAGATTTCACCATTCAGGTGAAGAAGGAGACCCCGCAGGAGGTGGCTGCCAAAGTGGAAAGTGTGCTTGGTTGCATGCCTGAGATAACTGTGGAGTGCACAGGAGTGCAAGCCTGTATACAGGCTGGAATTTAT GCCACTCGTTCTGGTGGGACCTTGGTTCTGGTGGGGCTGGGGCCTGAGATGGTGACAGTGCCCATTGTGAACGCTGCTGTGCGGGAGGTGGATGTCCGTGGCATATTCCGCTACTGCAACAC GTGGCCTGTGGCCATCTCTCTTCTCGAATCCAAGCGGATCAACGTCAAGCCCTTGGTCACGCACCGTTttcccctggagaaggctctggaggCTTTTGAGACCACCAAGAGGGGTGAAGGGGTCAAAGTCATGCTGAAGTGTGACCCCACTGATCAGAACCCCTGA